The Xanthomonas sontii genomic sequence GGCTTCATCGCCGGCTGGGCCAACTGGATCGCGATCGTGTCGGTGATCCCGGTGGAGGCCGAGGCCTCGGTGCAGTACATGGCGTCCTGGCCCTGGCAGTGGGCGCAGGACCTGTACGTGCAGCAGCCCGGCGGCGCCGGCGAGCTGTCGGTGCCCGGCCTGTGCATCGCCGCGGTGCTGGTGCTGGTGTATTTCCTGCTGAACTTCTGGAGCGTCAAGCTGTTCGCGCGCTCCAACAGCCTGATCACCGTGTTCAAGCTGGTGGTGCCGGCGCTGACCGGCGTGGCGTTGATCGCCAGCGGCTTCCACAGCGAGAACTTCAGCGTCGGCCTGCACGGCGGCAGCCACACCATCGACTTCGCCGCGGTGCTCACCGCGGTGGCCACCGCCGGCATCGTGTTCAGCTTCAACGGCTTCCAGAGTCCGGTGAACCTGGCCGGCGAGGCGCGCAATCCCGGGCGCAGCATCCCGTTCGCGGTGCTCGGCTCGATCGCGCTGGCCACGGTGGTCTACGTGCTGCTGCAGGTCGCCTACCTGGGCGCGGTGCCGCCGGACCTGCTGGCCAAGGCCGGCTGGCACGGCATCGACTTCCGCTCGCCCTTCGCGCAGCTGGCGATCATCGTCAACCTGCACTGGCTGGCGATGCTGCTGTACGTGGACGCCTTCGTCAGCCCCAGCGGCACCGGCATCACCTACACCGCCACCACCGCGCGGATGATCTACGGCATGGAGCGCAACGGCACCATGCCCAAGGTGCTGGGCCGGATCCATCCGACCTGGGGAGTGCCGCGCCCGGCGATGTTCTTCAACCTGCTGGTGTCCTACCTGTTCCTGTTCTTCTTCCGCGGCTGGGGCACGCTGGCGGCGGTGATCTCGGTGGCGACGATCATTTCCTACCTGACCGGCCCGATCAGCGCCATGGCGCTGCGCAAGCACGCGCCGGAGATGCACCGCCCGCTGCGCATCGCCGGCCTGCCGGTGCTGGCCGCCGCCGCCTTCGTGCTGGCCACCGAACTGCTGTACTGGGCGCGCTGGCCGCTGACCGGCGAGATCATCCTGCTGATGCTGGTCGCCCTGCCGGTGTACGCCTACTACCAGCAGCGCGACGGCTGGAAGGATTTCCGTCGGCACCTGCGCGGCGCCAGCTGGCTGATCGCCTACCTGCCGACCATCGCCCTGCTGTCGTGGGCCGGCAGCACCACCTTCGGCGGCCACGGTTACCTGTCCTACGGGCCGGACCTGGTGGTGGTCGGCGTGGTCGCGCTGGGCTTCTACTTCTGGGGCGTGCGCGCCGGCTGGCGCACGCCGTCGCTGCAGCAGGCCAGCGGCGGCTGAGCCGCGGCGGCGCTCAGCCGCCGCGCAAAGTTTGCAGCGCGCGCGACAGCAACGTGGCGCCGCTGAAGCCGGCCAGCGCGCACAGCCCTGCCGCGGCGGCCAGCGCACCGATCTCGGCGTGATCGCCGAACAGCGCGATCGCCGAGCCGATGCACGCTGCCGAGAACCCGGCGCCGACCAGACCGATGCGCAGATGCGCGCGCCAGCCGCGCAGATGCGGCCAGGCGCGTACTGCGACCAGGCCGGTCAGCAAGGCCGGCAAGACGCCGAACAGGTAGGAATACAGCGCGATCCCCAGCAGCATCAGCAGCCCGCCGCCGATGTCACCGAGGTGAGCGCCGCCCCAGAGCCACGCGACCGCCATCACCGGCAGGCCGACCGCCACGGTCCCGAGCGGCGGCCCGACCAGCGGGAACGCCATGGCCACGCCGAGGTAGACCAGCCAGCGCGGCAGCGGATCGCTCCCCGCGTCGGCGCCCATCGGATCGGCGCCTTCCGCGCGCGCACCCGGCGGCGGATCCGCAGCCGCCTGCGGCGCAGGCGGCACTGGAGCGTGACTCACTTGGCGGGCGCGGCTTGGCGCTGTGCGGCGCTGGCGTCGCGGGTGGCGCGGAACTCGGAGTCGCGGCTCCAGTTCGGCCACTGCGTCGAATTGGCCAGTTCCTCGCCCAGCGTGTACAGCACCTGCATGTCGCGCGCGGCGCCGGCGAAGGTCCAGTTCGGCTGCCATTCGTCGCCGGGCTGGTGGTAGCGCTTGGCGGTGTAGTCGTCCGAGGCGGCCTTGCCGGCCGCCACGCCGCCGTCCACCCAGTCCTGGCCGGCGGCAAAGGACAGCGCCGGCACGCCGCGCTTGGCGAAGGAGAAGTGATCCGAGCGGAAGAAGTAGCCGGCTTCCGGCTTCGGATCGGGCGTGTAGCGCAGGTCCCAACCCTTGGCCACGCGCTTGAGGTCGTCGAGCAGTTCCAGCTTGGCGGTGCCGTAGATGCCGAAATCGCGCGAGGGCCCGAACGGGCTCATGCCGTCCATGTTGATCACCGCCACCGTGCGCGCCAGCGGATACAGCGGCTTGGAGGCGTAGTACTCCGAGCCGAGCAGGCCCTTTTCCTCGGCCGTGACCGCCATGAACACCACCGAGCGCTGCGGCGCCGGGCCCTTGGCGAAGGCGCGGGCCAGTTCCAGCAGCGCGGCGACGCCGCTGGCGTTGTCCAGCGCGCCGTTGAAGATGTGGTCGCCCTTGGAGTCGGGCGCGCCCACGCCCAGGTGATCCCAGTGCGCGGTGTAGATGAGGGTGTCGTCCGGCCGGGTCTTGCCGGGCAGGCGCGCGACCACGTTGTGCGAGGTGATCACCTCCGACTTCACCGCGTAGTCGGCGTACAGGCGCTCGCCCTTCAGCTCCACCGGCTTGAAGTCGCGCGATTGCGCCTGCTTCTTCAGCGCATCGAAATCCAGCCCGGCGCGCTTGAACAGGTCCACCGCCAGGTCGCGCTGGATCCAGCCCTCCAGCTCCGGGTGCACCGACTTGGGATCGTCGCGGACCACATCGAACATGCTGTTGGTATTGGAGTTGGCGACGGTGGCCCAGCCGTAGGACGCCGGTGCGGTCTCGTGCACGATCAGCACGCCGGCCGCGCCCTGCCGCGCGCCTTCCTCGAACTTGTAGGTCCAGCGGCCGTAGTAGGTCATGCCCTTGCCGTCGAACGCACCCTTGCCGGTCTCGAAATCGGGGTCGTTGATCAGCACCACCGCGATCTTGCCCTTCAGGTCCACGCCCTTGAAGTCGTCCCAGCCGCGCTCGGGCGCCTTGACGCCGTAGCCGACGAACACCAGCGGCGCGCCGTCCAGGGTCACCTGGCTGCTGCCGTCGAGCGCGGCGCGCACGGCGATCTGCTGGCCCTGGGTCAGGGCCTGCCGCTGGTCGCCGCTGGCGATGGCCAGCTGCGGCGTACCGACGATGTCGGCGCGGCGCAGCGGCACCGCCTGGGTCCACAGGCGCTTGCCGTCGCGCAGGTCGCCGCCGGGCTGCAGGCCGGCCGCCTGGAACTGCGCGCTCAGATAGGCCACGGTCTTCTCCTCGCCCGCCGAGCCCGGGGCGCGGCCCTCGTAGGCATCGGAGGCCAGTGTCTTGACGTCGGCGGACAAGCGCTTGGTGTCGAAGGTCGGTGCGGGCGGCGGTGCCGCCAGGCTGGCGCCGGACAGCGCAAGCGCCAGCAGGCTCACGATCGGTCGTTTCACGGAGTTCCCTCGGCAGACACAAAGAACCTTGAGTGTAGCGGCGCGGCCAGGCGATCGGCAGGGGCCGGGGTCCTTCGGGCGCGCAGTCCTTCGAGCACTGATGTCCTGGGACGCACCATCATCCGCGCGCACGCCGCCTGCGGCTGCGCGTGCGGCAGGGACGCGCGGGGAAATGGACACGCTCGCCCGGGACTTCCGTGGCTGGAGCCCGCGGGCCGGCTGGCGCCCTGCGGCCGCAGGCCAGCACCGGCCGGGCCGCGGCAGCGCTCAGCGTCCGCGCAGCCGGTCCAGCGCCAGCGAGAGCAGCATGGCGCCGACGCCCCCGGCAAGCACGCAAGATCCCAGCCAGCTGCCGGGCTCGCGGAACGCGTCGCGATGGCTGTTGATCCAGGCGATGAGCGCACCGACGCAGACGGCCGACATGGCGGCACCGATCACCCCCACCAGCAGATGCGCGCGCCAGCCACGCAGGCGGGGCCAGGCATAGGCGGCGAACAGGCCGGTCAACAGCCCCGGCAACGCGCCGAAGATGCAGGACACCAACGCCATGAGCAGGAGAAGCGGCAGCGCATCGCCGAAGCCGCCGGGCTGCCCCCACGTCCAGGAAAACGCCAACGGCAGACCGACGACCAGCGTGCCCAGGAGCGGCCCGACGATCGCGAACGCCAGCACCACGCCGCTGCGGACCAGCCAGCGCGGCGCCCCATTGCCCGGGGGCACGCCATCGGGCTGCGCGCGCGCAGCGGCCGCGGCGGCAACCGCCGGGGCAGGCGCCGGCGCTGCCGACGGCGGTAGCGGTTCCCGACTCACGCGCGCCGCGCTGCGCCGGCGCCGCGGCTCGGACGGAAGGCGGAATCGGGGCGCCAATGGGGCCACTGCACCGCGAAGGACAGGTTTGGACGTTGCACGAAGATCCCTCTCGGCAGGCATGAGCGGCCGAGTGTAGCGAGGCGGCCGCGGGACCGGCGAGGGCCGGGCACCCGCCAGACGTGCGCTGTCGCAAAAATTTATTGTGATAAACCGCTCAAATACGAACCTGAACATGCTCTAATGCCGCGCTCGCGCATCACGGGGCCGCGCCGATCCGGTGGCCACGCCGATCCGCGTGCCCCTCCCGGCTTCCACCCGAGCCGGGCGCGGCGTCCGTTGCCCCTACCCTCACCTGGGCCGCTCCGACTGCGGGGCCGGCCCGCTTCCGGAGACCTGCAGAGATGTCGATGTCCCCTCTCACCCGCATCACCCGTTGCGTGCTGGCCGCCGCGCTGCTGGCCGCCAGCGGTTCGGCCTGGAGTTACGCCGTCAGCAAAGGCACGGTGGTGGACGACCGCGGCAACGCGGTGCAGCTGCGTGGCGTCAACTGGTTCGGCTTCGAAGGCAGCGCGCACACCGTGCATGGCCTGTGGGCGCGCAACTGGAAGGACATGATCACGCAGATGCAGGGCCTGGGCTTCAACGCCGTGCGCCTGCCGTTCTGCCCGCAGACCCTGCGCGGCGTCGCGCCGACCAGCATCGACTACGGCCGCAACCCGGACCTGCAGGGCCTGAATTCGCTGCAGGTGCTGGACAAGGTGGTCAACGAGTTGAGCAGCCGCGGCATGTACGTGCTGCTGGACCACCACTCGCCCGATTGCCAGGGCATCTCGGAGCTCTGGTACACCGACTCCTACAGCGAGCAGCAGTGGCTCAGCGATCTGACGTTCGTGGCCAAGCGCTACGCGTCGGTGCCGGGCGTGATCGGCATCGACCTGAAGAACGAGCCGAACGGCCGCAACACCTGGGGCACCGGCAACCTCAAGACCGACTGGAACAAGGCGGTCGAGCGCGCCTCGGCGGCGGTGCTGAAGGTGGCGCCGAAGTGGCTGATCGTGGTCGAGGGCATCACCGACAACCCGACCTGCTCCAGCAGCTACGGCTACTGGTGGGGCGGCAACCTGGAACCGCTGACCTGCACCAAGCTCAACGTGCCGGCCAACCGCCTGCTGCTGTCGCCGCACGTGTACGGCCCGGACGTGAACTGGCAGCCCTACTTCGGCGACAGCAGCTTCCCGGCCAACATGCCGGCGATCTGGGAGCGCCAGTTCGGCCAGCTGACCCAGCTCGGTTACACCATGATGATCGGTGAGTTCGGCGGCAACGAAGGCCGCAACCAGGCGCAGGACCCGATCCTGCAGAAGGCGCTGATCGACTACCTGATCAAGAAGAACATCCGCAGCGGCTTCTACTGGGCATGGAACCCGAACAGCCGCGACACCGGCGGCGTGCTCGACGACGACTGGACCACCGTGCGCACCGAGAAGATGACCGGGCTCAAGCGGCTGTGGGGCGACACCAGCGGCACCACGCCGACGCCGACGCCCACTCCGACCCCGACGCCCACCCCGGAGCCGACCCCGACCCCCACGCCGACCCCGGCCCCGGGCAGCGCCAGCTTCAGCACCAAGGTCATCGTCGACAGCGACTGGAACGCCGGCTACTGCGAACGCGTGCAGGTGACCAACAGCGGCAGCGCCACCGGCAACTGGGCGGTCACCCTGTCCATCAGCGGCACCGTCAACAACCTGTGGAACGCCACCTGGAAGCAGTCGGGCACCACCCTCAGCGCCAGCGGCGTGGACTGGAACAAGACCCTGGCCCCCGGCGCCACCGCCGAGTTCGGGTTCTGCGCCGCCCGCTGAAGACGGCGCCATCGCCCCGCGCAGCGCGCGGGGCCCAACCTCAACGGCAGCGTCCCACGACGCTGCCGTTGGCGTTTTCAGCAGGCGACGGCGCGCCCGTGGACATCACCACAGCTGCCGCGCGCAATCCGTGGACAAGCCCGTCTTCTGCAACGGCAGTCACGGCCGCCATGGCGGACACTGCCGATCATCGCCGCCAGGTATCCGCCCCCTTGGCCGGCGCACTCCGCACCGGCCACCCTCGGAGCATCGCGATGAACCGATCCCTGCATTCCCGCATTACCCGCTGCCTGCTGGCCGCGGCGCTCGTGGTCGCCAGCGGCTCGGCCTGGAGCTATGCCATCGACCAGGGCAAGGTGGTGGACGACGCCGGCAACGCCGTGCAATTGCGCGGCGTGAACTGGTTCGGTTTCGAGACCTCGCAGCACACCGTGCACGGCCTGTGGGCGCGCAACTGGAAGGACATGATCACGCAGATGCAGGGCCTGGGCTTCAACGCCGTGCGCCTGCCGTTCTGCCCGCAGACGCTGCAGGCGGTGTCGCCCGGCAGCATCGACTACAGCCGCAATCCCGACCTGCAGGGCCTGAACTCGCTGCAGCTGCTCGACAAGGTGATCAACGAACTCAGCAGCCGCGGCATGTACGTGCTGCTCGACCACCACACCCCGGACTGCAACGCGATCTCCGAACTCTGGTACACCGGCAGCTACAGCGAGCAGCAATGGCTGAATGATCTGAGCTTCGTGGCCAAGCGCTACGCGTCGGTGCCGGGGGTGATCGGCCTGGATCTGAAGAACGAGCCGCACGGCGCCGCCACCTGGGGCAGCGGCAATGCCGCCACCGACTGGAACAAGGCCGCCGAACGCGCGTCGGCGGTGGTGCTGAACGCGGCGCCGAACTGGCTGATCGTGGTCGAAGGCATTTCCAACACGTCCACCTGCTCCAGCGACACCGCCCACTTCTGGGGCGAGAACCTGGAACCGCTGGCCTGCACCCCGCTGGCCATCCCGGCCAACCGCCTGCTGCTCGCCCCGCACGTGTACGGACCGGACGTCTACATGCAGCCGTACTTCAGCGCGTCCAACTTCCCGGCCAACATGCCGGCGATCTGGGAGCAGCACTTCGGCCAGTTCGCCCAGGCCGGCCACGCGCTGCTGCTGGGCGAGTTCGGCGGCAAGTACGGCCAGGGCAACCCGCTGGACGTGCAGTGGCAGAACGCGCTGGTCGACTACCTGATCGGCAAGGGCATCCACAGCGGCTTCTACTGGTCGTGGAATCCGAACAGCGGCGACACCGGCGGCATCCTCAACGACGACTGGAGCACGGTGCGCACCGACAAGGTGACCCTGCTGAAGAAGTTGTGGGACGGCGA encodes the following:
- a CDS encoding APC family permease, which produces MTQTALRRDVGPFALMLTGLGSIIGSGWLFGAWRAAGLAGPGAIWAWVLGAAIVTTIALAYAELGAMFPESGGMVRYSHYSHGSLVGFIAGWANWIAIVSVIPVEAEASVQYMASWPWQWAQDLYVQQPGGAGELSVPGLCIAAVLVLVYFLLNFWSVKLFARSNSLITVFKLVVPALTGVALIASGFHSENFSVGLHGGSHTIDFAAVLTAVATAGIVFSFNGFQSPVNLAGEARNPGRSIPFAVLGSIALATVVYVLLQVAYLGAVPPDLLAKAGWHGIDFRSPFAQLAIIVNLHWLAMLLYVDAFVSPSGTGITYTATTARMIYGMERNGTMPKVLGRIHPTWGVPRPAMFFNLLVSYLFLFFFRGWGTLAAVISVATIISYLTGPISAMALRKHAPEMHRPLRIAGLPVLAAAAFVLATELLYWARWPLTGEIILLMLVALPVYAYYQQRDGWKDFRRHLRGASWLIAYLPTIALLSWAGSTTFGGHGYLSYGPDLVVVGVVALGFYFWGVRAGWRTPSLQQASGG
- a CDS encoding M28 family metallopeptidase, with the protein product MKRPIVSLLALALSGASLAAPPPAPTFDTKRLSADVKTLASDAYEGRAPGSAGEEKTVAYLSAQFQAAGLQPGGDLRDGKRLWTQAVPLRRADIVGTPQLAIASGDQRQALTQGQQIAVRAALDGSSQVTLDGAPLVFVGYGVKAPERGWDDFKGVDLKGKIAVVLINDPDFETGKGAFDGKGMTYYGRWTYKFEEGARQGAAGVLIVHETAPASYGWATVANSNTNSMFDVVRDDPKSVHPELEGWIQRDLAVDLFKRAGLDFDALKKQAQSRDFKPVELKGERLYADYAVKSEVITSHNVVARLPGKTRPDDTLIYTAHWDHLGVGAPDSKGDHIFNGALDNASGVAALLELARAFAKGPAPQRSVVFMAVTAEEKGLLGSEYYASKPLYPLARTVAVINMDGMSPFGPSRDFGIYGTAKLELLDDLKRVAKGWDLRYTPDPKPEAGYFFRSDHFSFAKRGVPALSFAAGQDWVDGGVAAGKAASDDYTAKRYHQPGDEWQPNWTFAGAARDMQVLYTLGEELANSTQWPNWSRDSEFRATRDASAAQRQAAPAK
- a CDS encoding cellulase family glycosylhydrolase, whose product is MSPLTRITRCVLAAALLAASGSAWSYAVSKGTVVDDRGNAVQLRGVNWFGFEGSAHTVHGLWARNWKDMITQMQGLGFNAVRLPFCPQTLRGVAPTSIDYGRNPDLQGLNSLQVLDKVVNELSSRGMYVLLDHHSPDCQGISELWYTDSYSEQQWLSDLTFVAKRYASVPGVIGIDLKNEPNGRNTWGTGNLKTDWNKAVERASAAVLKVAPKWLIVVEGITDNPTCSSSYGYWWGGNLEPLTCTKLNVPANRLLLSPHVYGPDVNWQPYFGDSSFPANMPAIWERQFGQLTQLGYTMMIGEFGGNEGRNQAQDPILQKALIDYLIKKNIRSGFYWAWNPNSRDTGGVLDDDWTTVRTEKMTGLKRLWGDTSGTTPTPTPTPTPTPTPEPTPTPTPTPAPGSASFSTKVIVDSDWNAGYCERVQVTNSGSATGNWAVTLSISGTVNNLWNATWKQSGTTLSASGVDWNKTLAPGATAEFGFCAAR
- a CDS encoding cellulase family glycosylhydrolase, with translation MNRSLHSRITRCLLAAALVVASGSAWSYAIDQGKVVDDAGNAVQLRGVNWFGFETSQHTVHGLWARNWKDMITQMQGLGFNAVRLPFCPQTLQAVSPGSIDYSRNPDLQGLNSLQLLDKVINELSSRGMYVLLDHHTPDCNAISELWYTGSYSEQQWLNDLSFVAKRYASVPGVIGLDLKNEPHGAATWGSGNAATDWNKAAERASAVVLNAAPNWLIVVEGISNTSTCSSDTAHFWGENLEPLACTPLAIPANRLLLAPHVYGPDVYMQPYFSASNFPANMPAIWEQHFGQFAQAGHALLLGEFGGKYGQGNPLDVQWQNALVDYLIGKGIHSGFYWSWNPNSGDTGGILNDDWSTVRTDKVTLLKKLWDGDGSSTGGGGGNGGGNGGGNGGGGGGGNGGGGTPTLPPSGSSFSTKVLVDSDWNAGYCNRVQVTNTGGSSGDWSVTLSISGTVNNLWNATWTQSGTTLSASGVDWNKTLAPGATAEFGFCAAR